The following nucleotide sequence is from Trifolium pratense cultivar HEN17-A07 linkage group LG2, ARS_RC_1.1, whole genome shotgun sequence.
ttcaATGGAAATTGATCAACGGAAGAGAGTTTATGTTTGCTTTCATATTTATATGGATATCACTATGCATAGATATTAGATAATATGGTTTTATGGATCATTTTACTTTTGGtgttttgaattattatattattattcaaTCTTTACCATTTTGTCCGGTTATTTGAACACTGCAGACCTACTAATATTGccttgatttttttgttttgtttcaggaACCCTGGCTACTGGGATTGTTAACATTCCATGTTGTATTGCTGCTTGTAACTATCATCTCTAGGAGGAATACCAACTTTCAGATGTTCTTGTTCCTTTTGACGTGTATGTAGCATCTCTCtttattttatggattttttttaataaactataAAGGCTTAATTAAACCTCTCTATTACTTTTGATGTATCTCACTTCACTCTTGTTTCAAGTTGTTACCTTCCCCTATGATAATAAACTTACAACCTTGCCTTTGATTTTCTGTTGTGGGTGAAATGCTGAATGGCGATGatgtgaaattgaaaaaaaatattatgtacTCTAATCTGTCTGGTTTCCAGCTTTATGCCAACAAATTCAGCTTTTTTGAAACATACCCAAAATTATAGTAAAAGAGTGGATATCTGGTCATGCTAACTCGTTGAAACAAACTACATCTTTTTGCAGAGTGAAGCATTTAGTTTGCGAAATTCTCCAATTTATGTATACCAGTACTTCTTTTAGGGCTAATTCTAATGTGACCATGCATATCTTGCACGGTACACAACCTTTCTCAACCATTTGATAGTAAGGTTTCACTAAATTTATCATAGACTCATCACACTGGTTTTACTCTTCATCCACCTCTTTTGGGACTTAATGACTTCCCCTCTCCTCTTACACCTTATTCCTCTTCTTCGTCGCAACTTCACAAATCCAATATCTGTTGTGTTGTGTCTACATAAATCTAATATATGATATCTTCCATCTCAATGTGAGTATCATCATTAACCCcataaattaaaacattatcaaaccaaaaacaaaacaagaatataagcaaaattaaaaaaaataattgaaataattgTACAAAATCTGCAACTAAAGTAATAAATAAGGAATTAAGGGAGGAGAAAGACCAGTTACTTCATAAAGTGACATCCGGCCACCCGTCATGTACGGCGGCATCCCATCCTGCAGTTGACTTGCCTCCAACCTGTCTACCATGATAGTCTTCCTTCATACTGCCGAGGAAATGTCAGAGTGCTCCGCTGCCAATGCTCCGCCACGGCCATGGCAGTCATAGCGGATGCCTTGCCACCGTCCACCGTCGCCACATATGGCAGAttgcattattattttcatttttcatgaaaCTCTATCTTTCACCCTTCATAGCTTTACCTCTCTTGGTGTGTGGCAGATCAGGTAACAAGATCAACAGAAAAGGGTATTTGGTTGCAATGTATTGGCTGAATCACGGTGGCAGAGAGTTGTTTGTTGGTTCTACAGAAATGGGTGAAGACAAAATAGATAGCTTGCGCACATTAGAAATAGCCTTTTAGAATGAGAATTTTCATGATATGATCTTTGCCACTGATCATGCAATGGAGATACAAAATAATCAGCTAGTTAGATAGCTAGTTAGAGGACATATGATAGGATATATAAATAATAGGGAAGAATATAGGGTTTTGGATTTTGGAGTGGAAAGTTGAATACCTAGGGTCCGGGTGTAGAGAAGATATAACATATCCATTGTGCATTCATGTATCTCAAGTCTAAACTAAACTGATATGTCTGGTAGTGTAGAGAAGGATAGCTACTTAGAGCTTAGCAACACTCCAGGGAGTAGAAGAATTTTCAGAGAGAAGAGATTGATTTAATTCATTGATACTTTTCCTTACGATCAAACTTGGCTATATAGCCATGAGTTTGTTACGTCAGTTGCCTCTAGGCAAAAGATCCGCAAAACTAGGACAAAATAAAGGAAATAATCATTGGAAATGATTAACAAATTATTGCAACAGAACTTAGAAGCTAATAGAACAAATCAGAATTCAGCTACCAAGTGTAAATGCCACTTTGACATCTCATAATCATCCAACCATTTGGGAGGTCTCCTCACCTGTGGCCCAATTGCTCTTTGGGCTTGTCCAGGGTTAAAGCTATATCTGGCCCAATTCCTTCTTGCACCTCCGTATCATGGTTACATCTCTAGCATATAAATAATAGGGGAGAATAGAAGGTTTTGGATTTTGGAGTGGAAATTTTAATATCTAGGGTGTATAGAAGATATACGTATTTCCATGGTGAATTCTTGCATCTCAAGTCTAAAACTTGTATCAGACTGATATGCCTGATCATTTTCCATGCACATGTTTTTATTGTTCACATCTCTTAATCCTGCAGtctattttatatttgtgaagttctttaatctttattattgaataattaatgtaactTGTCTTGGAAATTGTTTTGATGCAGTGGCTGGTGTATATCTTGCTGAGAGACTGAATAGTTTTTTGGGGGGAAATTGGAAAAACTTCTCTAGTCAAAACTATTTTGATCCGAGTGGAGTATTTATGTCGGTTCTTTGGTCTGGACCTCTTCTTGCATTGGCTATGATAATCCTGGTTAGTATTTTCTCTTATGACACAACCATCTTAGTAATGGTCatcttttcatatttaattgactTGAAGTAACTTGTCACTTTCTGCAGATCAATACACTCTTCTCTCTGTGTTACTTGATTGTTAAGTGGAAAAGAGCTGAACTAAGACATCGTGCAAGGGCTGCTCGTAGTAAACAAGAATAATTGATCTAGTGGGATTTTGATGCATTAAATGTAGTCACATTTTGATGTATTAAGTATGGATTTTGTGTCAATCAGGTGAACCATACAAAAGAGttttgtctttcttttttccttatatACAAAGTTTTTTATTGATAGCTCATTATCCACTTATGTTAATCAATAGGAGTTTTCCTgcataatttttcattcatgCAACACTTCCAAAACCAAGGATGACTAATATTATCACGGTGACATTTAGCATGGTCAAGTACTAAATTTCTCCACCATGGTCAAGTTGATTTTTGACCATTAGATCAGCTAAAGAATACATTTCTATCATAGTCTATCAACACGTGATCTAACCACCCATCTTCCTCCTTGTCCCCACCTCTACCACCAAACTCAACACCCACCCATCGGACCTTGTCACTCCAGCCACCtactcaagaaaaaaaaaaatggatttgtgTTCCTCCTCGCGAGCTCTCTCTATTGACATTcttcttgtatttttttggCACCTTCGTTGGAGATCCGCCACCGTCACACCACCACCGATGAGAGCTCAACATCTGATGCTCCAATGGTTTCAAGTTCTTTTGTACAAGTTTCCCTCTATTTTCAGATCTTCCTATTGTTCGATGGAAATtaaatggttttttattttattttattttatggcaGAAACTAAATGGATTATATTCATTTTGTTAAACGTGAATGATTTCAGCCCATTAATTAGTTCTTGAAAGCATTAAACTACCGAcgatcactattataagcaaaaaactactttttaggttcattgaaaaaataattgaaaaagtaatgtatgtggtttatattattgactagatacattattttttgaatgaatctaaaaagtgattttttagtAGGgagtaataaaaatgaataaatttattgAGCAGAAAGAAATTTATTATTGAGGTAGATGGAAACGGAGTCGGAAAGGTAGTAGAGTGTAGATGTGATAGATTGTAAGTATAATCAATATTCCAAACACACTCTAGGGGTTCatctaacattttattttttaggcaaAGGGGTTCATTTTatttagatgttttctcttccgaccccgtgtttcttttatacctcttgaatttccaattttgttattgcaaaaaaattcggtttctagaaaccgattttttttgccttgaaaaacaatttcggtttttataaaccgaaatttactctgaatttgcactagaaaaaatttgatttctgcgaaccaaatttttctgcaagggcaaaattggaatattgaggGATATAAAAAAATCACGGGGGatcggaagagaaaacatcttttatttattatttttataatcaaaGGGGGGTTCATCTAACATGGATCCAAAGGAAATGGGCCAATGATAGAACACACATTTTAGCCGTtagatttaaaagaaaatactaattttatttcaattttgaaattcaaaatgaaaattgatCAAATTCAACATGATGGACCACACATTTTAAGAAATAcaaagaatttttctttttttaagagTATGTTTGGTTCATCAGAGAAGGAGGGGAGATGAGAAATTTTAATAGAGGGGaagggaggggagggaagggaaGGGgagatttttaattatatatatgtttggttcaaacgAGAGAACGGGGAGGGGAGAAATTTTAAtacatatgtgtttggttcagcGGGGAGGGAAGagattttaatattaatttacttttttatctttataatcTTGAAATAGTCTTATAAATTAAACTATATGTTTATAATAATCTCTTAATATTTATGATCCATCTAaccggaaaaaaaattaaagttttaaattatttacatgtataaatatataaaaagaatttattgatattttattaacaTAGAATATGATATAACTATATAAAGTCACTCCCTATGGAAAAAAAcgtaataatattaaaataatagaagaaacaaaatataataataaatgaaataatagTATATGGAACATGTacccaaaaatataaaaatataacaatagtACCCAACATGAAATTCAAGATTTTTACCTCGACttaataatatatgtttttttattttttttttgaagaaaccaaaatgagatatattaacataaacagcctccccagcacaagacgtaccgaggaaGACTATATCAGTTtacaaaaatgagaaatttgaggaaaaaacaaCCCCTCAAACAtgaaaaattctcatttttataacgacCGTTACATACGTATCGgttgttataaaaaaatgagaTCTTTGAGAAAAACACTCTCCTACCATGAAAGTTTCAAGATTTTAAAAGTAGAATCCACTACTTAATAGCGGACGGGGAGTGTTTTGGTAATTTTGTAGGGCGATCGAGAAAAATAGTAGGATGGCAAAAGAAAATTCCGAAAGAGTTTGAGGGCACATCCGGTCGgctaaaaaattattgaaatccATTTTTGCGGGCccaaataatgataaaaaaggATTAGTTACACGATTTCGATAATTTGAAATACAATATATTTCTATTAGATGTTTGTGTAAAATTGGTTTATACTAACTATGGTACTTTATATcatttaaacttaaaaataaaaatctattaATCAAACATAGTAtgtttttaaacaaaattattatttttttaaaaaaagagaaaaataaatgtgcACGGATaatgtaaaacaattttacattgtccctaatgtaaaaatataatggattcatttgaattttatttttggtggaTGGCCCAATATCACTGAGCGCGAGAGAGTGTGTTAAGAAGACTCACATTAGTTGCtagatgacctgaatatgtgtttataaagtagatgCAATCATCACATTTCAAGtcagttttgtaaggttgaattAGACCCAATACACAATTATAAGAGGCGAAAACTAAACGGGCTCgtaacaaatttataaaagatcAAGATTGATTTGCACTCAAAAGTTAAATGAGAAACTGTGAAGTGATATATACGAAAATAAATTCAGTACAATCAAACTACACAGTCATTGCATATAGAATCCAATGATGATCATGCACTTaatagttaatattttaaattcagaTTTTggttaactttttaaatataaaatggaATTTTAAATCTGATCGTCCGATTTAGTATTGAACGGTGCAGATATAATCGAATGCAGTGCAGTTAAAAAACAGTGACTACACTCAAACATTTTCTTGATACGTAGAACTTTTCCATAgtctatatctatctatatatataaatcctagttagttgtccaattgtctatctaaactcTAATCCACAAACTAATGAAaatctttcatttagccacatcatctacTTACATCCATATAATATgtggtactaattgtaattattattactattattattattattattattattattattattattattttgggttattattcattttattattttgtgtattttattgtttttttcttttcaaaataacccttttgctaataatcttttctccaattttcgtgtatataaggagttggtcgattgtcaggactacttactaatgttagtaaaaaaatagataaaataaaatttactaatggttggtATGCTCtgcatgatttttatcatattcgattttgagtacgggttaagttggtttatcttttcTCAAATAAgtatcaaattaatataaatgacaaattcgataatgaagtaatttatccaactcagaatcttCCAATgagattaataatatatatatatatatatatatatatatatatatatatatatatatatatatatatatatatatatataattcaacaTCAATTATTTTCCATgatcaattatatgttgttatTTTCGgagttattttaaagaatgagttaaagatattatTAACCAATGTTGATGAAGAAGCTACCAaggtaacttcaaatgtgatgtataaataagttttttaaatgtataaatacatatttaacatctacacacatttagataacttatattgttactattattttgataatacctattatttcaattttaaatttattacttatacaaataattttttgacgttataCTGTAAAATATCACATAAGACACAAAATatgtgtacaaaaaaaaaaaaaaatgtgaatgcAAACCATGCTCCACATCTCACTATCACACTACCATCCAATTGTCCCGTGATCACACATCTATTTGGTTGACTGGTTGAGAACCATAGACATACTGTAAGGGTTATGCTAACTAGTATTTTTGGATCataaattaaacaaatcaaaataaataaattttatattaaatataatattgtttatatttttaaaaataaaatacataaattttaagattttttattaatactctCGAATATTcgttagtattttaattttgaaatggaTGAATTATTTTCTCTTCACAATGTCTACACGTTTTAAAACGGGcaatacaaataattaatattggtgatttttttgttgagagtgaaaattaaattttttaacttcTTCCTATCAAACTCTCTTATTCATTCATCCACTCGGCCACCAAATCTTCTATGATTTTCATATTGTAGTTTTTGCACCCgctatcttatttttttaacaaaaagaaGGTTGTTGAATAATAGGCCACTCCTTAACAAGGACTTTTAATCAGTTCAAAAATCAGTTTTCTTTTTGCACCTCCTACCATTTCTATGCTCCCGTAAAATGACTAAAATATTATCTCTCACTGCTTGGGTagcgaacactaaaattggccaaaaaccataaaaacgactacaaacactaaaattggccaaaatccatataaacgaccctaaaataagccaaaaaccataaaaacgactacgaacactaaaattggccataacccataaaaacgactacaaacacttaaattggcaaaaactaaagaacgaccctaaaataggccaaaaacattaaaaccactacaaacactaaaattggccaaaatcccaaatatcgaccctaaaatatgccaaaaaccataaaaacgactacaaacaataaaataggccaaaaaacataaaaacgactacaaacactaaaattcgctaaaaaccataaaaacgactacaaacactaaaattggccaaaaactatataaacgaccctaaaataggtcaaaaaccataaaaacgactacaatcactaaaattggccaaaaatttattaaacgaccctaaaataggctaaaaaccataaaaacaactacaaacaccaaaattggccaa
It contains:
- the LOC123911299 gene encoding transmembrane protein 18-like, whose product is MSIEELKSVMEEHFDLMSDLVQKISSELSSNLRPAYDNFLGFFHAIDWKEPWLLGLLTFHVVLLLVTIISRRNTNFQMFLFLLTLAGVYLAERLNSFLGGNWKNFSSQNYFDPSGVFMSVLWSGPLLALAMIILINTLFSLCYLIVKWKRAELRHRARAARSKQE